In the Candidatus Neomarinimicrobiota bacterium genome, GAGCGATCTTCGCCCGTTGACCTGACCTCAGACATGACGATGATCTTGACTGCCAAGAACGGCTCTAGAAGAACATTGACGACCCACTCGGTGCGCAAAGGTGACACCCACATGATCCTCTGGTTCACCGCCCCCGCCGATGATCGGGGCGTGGCGCTGCTGACCATTGAAAAGGAATCAGGGGATGAGATGCGTATGTGGCTGCCCGGCTTCAAAAAAATTCGCCGAATCTCATCGAGCAAAAAGGGCGGCAGCTTTATGGGTTCCGATCTCTCCTTCGAAGATTTGACCAGTCGCACGATCGAGGATTACACTTACAACTTACTTCACGAGGAAACGACAGATGGCGTCGAGTATTGGACGCTTGAGAGTATTCCCGATCCTTCACTGCGCTCTTCGTATGGTAGGATTGTTTCCAAAGTGCGAAAGTCTGACGCGTTTGTGGTGCAAGAATCATACTATGACCGAGGCGATGAATTGTTGAAAGAACGTACCATTGAGGTCGGGGAATTCGGCCAATATTCGCTGCCGATCAAAATGCTGGTTCGCAATGTTCAGACGAGCCACACAACAGATATAATCTTCGACAATATCGAGGTCGACACAGGGGTGGAGCTCTCACTGTTCCACGAGCGTAACCTGCGGAGGTTACCATGATGGTGACTCGTCAGTTAGCATCAGCATTGCTAATTCTAAGTACGACAATTTCGGGCCAATTGGCCGTTCACGGCGAGGTCAATCCGTTAATTCGGGTGACGACCGATCGGCGCTATCTATCATTGCCCCACCGATTTGTGACCCTCAACGGCGAGCAGCGTGGTCACCGCGTTGGTTTGTACTTCAGCACGGCACTGGAATACCGCCTGAACACCAATGCCGCCGTGATTGATGTGCGGGAAGCATATGCCGAGATCACAACAGATCTGGGTGACTTCAAGTTCGGCAAACAGATTTTGGCCTGGGGGGCCGTCGATGGGAACAACCCCACCGACAATGTCAATCCGTACGATTTCTACTACCTCTTCTTGCCTGGCACCGATCGAAAACTGGGCGTGGTGGCCGGCTCGGCGATTCTCTACCTGGGGAATATTACCATCGATGCAGTGATTACGCCGGTGTTCCAGCCCAACCGCCTGCCGCTCAATGAACCCGATTTCCCCATCTTTGGCGATGGACCTTCTCCTGCTGATGCTCTACCGATTATGATACCCGATCGCTCTATTGGTAATAGTGAATTCGGTCTACGAGCCACATTACCGACCTCGTTCATGGACATCTCGGTTAGTTATTTCTCGGGGTTCGACCGCTCCTTCTCTCCTTTTCTTCAGACGCAACCATTTCCGACTGCGCTTGGGTACCTCCGAACTCAAGTAATTGGATACGACTTGGTCACCTTCCTAGGGGACTGGGCGCTTCGAGTTGAGGGGGCCTACTTTCTTACCGAGGATAAGGACGCCGACGATCCCCTTGTACGCAACCCATATATTCAGTACGTGGCGCAAGTCGACTACTCCGGCTCAGTCAGTACCTGGATGGCACAGTATCTCGGCACTTACGTCACGGGTATCGACGAAAGTGGTGTTGTGCAGCTGTCCCCCACTGAATTTGTAAGCGAAGAGGTGAACGAGAAGGATCTTATACCGCCCAAGATGGGCATGCCATTTGCGGCGATCGCTCAAAATGCCATCATGGCAAACGTGTCCCTGGACTTGATCGACGGGCGATATACGGTCCGGGCACAGACACTGTACGATCTCGACAATGCCGGATATATGTTCGGTGGCGGCGTGGAGGTTCACCTGGAAGATGCCTTTGATCTGGAAATTGCCCTCACCATGTTTGGAGGAGACGACGGGAGCAATCTGAGCAACTTGACCGACTTCTCTCATC is a window encoding:
- a CDS encoding outer membrane lipoprotein-sorting protein yields the protein MIRNLLIVLPLLAGIAVAQTADEVAKLIDERSSPVDLTSDMTMILTAKNGSRRTLTTHSVRKGDTHMILWFTAPADDRGVALLTIEKESGDEMRMWLPGFKKIRRISSSKKGGSFMGSDLSFEDLTSRTIEDYTYNLLHEETTDGVEYWTLESIPDPSLRSSYGRIVSKVRKSDAFVVQESYYDRGDELLKERTIEVGEFGQYSLPIKMLVRNVQTSHTTDIIFDNIEVDTGVELSLFHERNLRRLP